A region from the Mycolicibacterium litorale genome encodes:
- a CDS encoding Hsp70 family protein produces MRTSLGVSLGAANLVAVADGRPTIRPAALTLNGQTLTGFVDRVGDPVPLVAADGSAHYGGQLVAAAIEDLTRAVHPLRRPDVAAVAVPAHWSPTAVAALRAVAPHLTVVSDATAALTALQANPGLPARGVVALCDVGATGTSITLADAGDGFRVVGSTVRYDDFSGDLIDQAVLRHVLADLDVDPNGTSAVASLASLREQCRDAKERLSVQTATALAGPHATVRLTRPELEALLAAPLAGLVDAVFDLLHRNQLVPAQLAAVVTVGGGARIPLVTEELSRALRLPVITGPFAQVAAAAGAELLAARGVERDAVTTIAPAADEPATVAALPLAWSAETVDFEAATQYEQPVYDAGLARPGVAFAHEPVPGAADGSPWFRRPGALFAGAACFAALAVTGLILTSHTGDAGALEAGSSGITAPVATQPIEQPAEAPPIAAPAPAAVTETVVANAPAPRVVAPQQVPAQPPSAERRVASKQAAPAPAPVPPRAAPAPAPAPRPAAPAPAPAVQWPRIPLPPITFAPPPPAAEPEPEPSPSEPEPTAGPEPEPTAEPTAAPEPVPTAAPEPEPTAAPEPVPTAAPEPEPTVEPEPSPEPELTAEPSPECVPDAETVC; encoded by the coding sequence ATGCGCACTTCTCTCGGCGTATCCCTGGGTGCCGCCAACCTGGTCGCCGTCGCCGACGGGCGTCCGACCATCCGGCCCGCGGCGCTCACGCTGAACGGTCAGACCCTCACCGGCTTCGTCGACCGCGTCGGCGACCCGGTACCTCTCGTCGCCGCCGACGGATCGGCCCACTACGGCGGTCAGCTGGTGGCCGCCGCGATCGAGGACCTCACGCGGGCGGTGCATCCGCTGCGGCGGCCCGACGTGGCGGCGGTCGCGGTGCCCGCGCACTGGTCGCCGACGGCGGTCGCGGCGTTGCGCGCCGTCGCGCCGCACCTGACCGTCGTCTCCGACGCGACCGCGGCGCTCACCGCGTTGCAGGCGAATCCGGGCCTGCCGGCCCGCGGTGTCGTCGCGCTGTGCGACGTCGGGGCCACCGGGACCAGCATCACGCTGGCCGACGCCGGTGACGGGTTCCGCGTGGTCGGGTCGACGGTCCGCTACGACGACTTCTCCGGCGACCTGATCGACCAGGCCGTGCTGCGGCATGTGCTCGCCGATCTCGACGTCGACCCGAACGGCACGTCGGCGGTGGCATCGCTGGCCTCGCTGCGAGAGCAGTGCCGCGACGCCAAGGAACGGCTGTCGGTGCAGACGGCGACGGCACTGGCCGGCCCGCATGCGACGGTGCGGCTGACCCGACCGGAGCTCGAGGCGCTGCTGGCGGCCCCGCTCGCCGGGTTGGTCGACGCGGTCTTCGACCTGCTGCACCGCAACCAGCTCGTGCCGGCGCAGCTCGCCGCGGTGGTGACCGTGGGCGGCGGAGCGCGGATTCCGCTTGTCACAGAAGAACTCTCGCGGGCGCTGCGGTTACCGGTGATCACCGGGCCGTTCGCCCAGGTGGCGGCTGCGGCCGGTGCCGAACTCCTCGCCGCGCGCGGGGTGGAGCGGGATGCGGTCACCACGATCGCCCCGGCCGCCGACGAGCCCGCCACTGTGGCGGCGCTGCCGCTGGCGTGGTCGGCCGAGACCGTCGACTTCGAGGCGGCGACCCAGTACGAGCAACCCGTCTACGACGCCGGGTTGGCGCGGCCGGGGGTCGCCTTCGCCCATGAGCCGGTCCCTGGGGCGGCGGACGGTTCGCCGTGGTTCCGCAGGCCCGGCGCGTTGTTCGCGGGGGCGGCCTGTTTCGCGGCCCTGGCGGTGACGGGTCTGATCCTCACCTCGCACACCGGCGATGCGGGTGCTCTCGAGGCCGGCTCGTCGGGGATCACCGCACCGGTGGCGACGCAGCCGATCGAGCAGCCCGCCGAGGCGCCGCCGATCGCCGCGCCAGCGCCCGCAGCGGTAACGGAGACGGTGGTCGCGAATGCCCCGGCGCCGAGAGTCGTTGCGCCACAACAGGTTCCGGCCCAGCCCCCGTCGGCTGAGCGACGGGTGGCGTCGAAGCAGGCCGCCCCAGCTCCGGCACCCGTGCCGCCGCGCGCCGCGCCGGCGCCCGCTCCCGCACCCCGGCCGGCAGCACCCGCGCCGGCTCCGGCGGTCCAGTGGCCGCGGATTCCGTTACCGCCGATCACGTTCGCCCCGCCGCCACCGGCGGCCGAGCCGGAGCCCGAACCGTCGCCGTCCGAGCCTGAGCCGACGGCAGGGCCCGAGCCCGAGCCGACGGCCGAACCGACGGCAGCGCCTGAACCGGTTCCGACGGCAGCGCCCGAGCCTGAGCCGACGGCAGCGCCTGAACCGGTTCCGACGGCAGCGCCCGAGCCTGAGCCGACGGTGGAGCCCGAACCGTCGCCCGAGCCTGAGCTGACGGCCGAACCGTCGCCCGAGTGTGTGCCGGACGCCGAGACCGTCTGCTGA
- a CDS encoding dynamin-like GTPase family protein — protein sequence MSTSDQVRGILGGAIAAYRADPAYRQRPDVHHELERIGARLNQPIRIALAGTLKAGKSTLVNALVGEEIAPTDATEATRIVTWFRHGPTPKVTANHRGGRRSNVPITRRSTGPADERGLTFDFARLDPEEVLDLEVEWPAAELIDATIIDTPGTSSLNRDVSARTLRLLVPDDGVPRVDAVVFLLRTLNAADIALLKQIGELVGGSSGALGVIGVASRADEIGAGRIDAMLSAKDVATRFTEEMDRTGICQAVVPVSGLLALTARTLRQSEFVALEKLAGVEPAELAKAMLSVDRFVREDSPLPVDPATRAALLDRFGMFGIRISIAVLRAGVKDSVALADELLERSGLVALRDVIDQQFAQRSDLLKAHTALLSLRQFVQLNPIYATPYIVADIDPLLADTHAFEELRLLSQLRSRPTTLTDDEMASLRRLIGGSGTDAASRLGLQPEEPYDGPRAAFAAAQRWRRRAEHPLNDPFTARACRAAVRSAEALVAAYAAKGRGPA from the coding sequence CTGAGCACAAGCGATCAAGTACGCGGAATCCTCGGTGGCGCCATCGCGGCGTACCGGGCGGATCCGGCGTACCGCCAGCGCCCCGACGTGCACCACGAACTCGAACGCATCGGTGCCCGGCTGAACCAGCCGATCCGCATCGCCCTGGCCGGCACGCTGAAGGCGGGCAAGTCGACGCTGGTCAACGCCCTGGTCGGGGAGGAGATCGCGCCGACCGACGCGACCGAGGCCACCCGCATCGTCACCTGGTTCCGGCACGGGCCGACGCCGAAGGTGACCGCCAACCACCGTGGCGGCCGTCGGTCGAACGTGCCGATCACCCGCAGATCGACCGGACCCGCGGATGAGAGAGGCCTGACCTTCGACTTCGCCCGGCTCGATCCCGAAGAGGTGCTCGACCTCGAGGTGGAGTGGCCGGCGGCCGAGCTGATCGACGCGACGATCATCGACACTCCGGGGACGTCGTCGCTCAATCGCGACGTCTCGGCGCGCACGCTGCGGCTGCTGGTCCCCGACGATGGGGTGCCGCGTGTCGACGCCGTGGTGTTCCTGCTGCGCACCCTCAACGCTGCCGACATCGCGCTGCTCAAACAGATCGGCGAACTGGTCGGCGGGTCGTCGGGCGCGCTCGGGGTGATCGGGGTGGCCTCCCGCGCCGACGAGATCGGCGCCGGGCGCATCGACGCGATGCTGTCGGCCAAGGACGTCGCCACCCGCTTCACCGAGGAGATGGACCGCACCGGCATCTGTCAGGCCGTCGTACCGGTGTCGGGGCTGCTCGCGCTGACGGCCCGCACACTGCGGCAGAGCGAGTTCGTCGCCCTGGAGAAACTGGCCGGCGTCGAACCCGCCGAGCTGGCCAAAGCCATGCTGTCGGTCGACCGGTTCGTGCGCGAGGACAGTCCGTTGCCGGTCGACCCCGCGACCCGCGCCGCGCTGCTGGACCGGTTCGGCATGTTCGGCATCCGGATCTCGATCGCCGTGCTGCGCGCGGGGGTCAAGGATTCGGTGGCGCTGGCCGACGAACTGCTCGAACGCAGCGGGCTGGTGGCTCTGCGCGACGTGATCGACCAGCAGTTCGCCCAGCGGTCCGACCTTCTCAAGGCCCACACGGCACTGCTGTCGTTGCGGCAGTTCGTCCAGCTCAACCCGATCTACGCGACGCCCTACATCGTCGCCGACATCGATCCGCTGCTCGCCGACACCCACGCCTTCGAAGAGCTCCGCCTGCTGAGCCAATTGCGTTCCCGGCCAACGACGCTGACCGACGACGAGATGGCGTCACTGCGCCGGCTCATCGGCGGGTCGGGTACCGACGCGGCCAGCCGGCTGGGGCTGCAGCCCGAGGAGCCCTACGACGGGCCGCGGGCGGCGTTCGCCGCGGCGCAGCGGTGGCGCCGGCGGGCCGAGCATCCGCTCAACGATCCGTTCACCGCCAGGGCGTGCCGGGCCGCGGTGCGCAGCGCCGAGGCGCTGGTCGCCGCCTACGCCGCGAAGGGTCGCGGACCCGCTTAA